From the unidentified bacterial endosymbiont genome, one window contains:
- the fhuB gene encoding Fe(3+)-hydroxamate ABC transporter permease FhuB encodes MSTRIARFPALLLTVILLVTLALTGFNLSNALPREQWGAAFAVPDIDNIQQMLFHYSLLPRLAVSLLVGAGLGLVGVLFQQVLRNPLAEPTTLGVATGAQLGITITTLWALPGALTSQFAALAGAVAVGALVFGVAWGKRLSPVTLILAGLVVSLYCGAVNQLLVLFHHDQLQSMFLWSSGTLTQTDWSIAQRLWPQLVGGVVLTFLLLRPLTLMGLDDGVARNLGLALSLARLAALTLAIVLSALLVNAVGIIGFIGLFAPLLAKMLGARRLLARLLLAPLIGALILWLSDQVILWLARVWMEVSTGSVTALIGAPLLLWLLPRLRSISAPAMDAGDNVYPERQSVLWFSLAGLGVLIIACVAALAFGRDATGWHWATGDVFNALLQWRWPRIFSALFAGVMLAVAGCIIQRLTGNPMASPEVLGISSGAAFGVVLMLFMVPGNAFGWLMPAGSIGAAVTLLIIMIASGRGGFSPHRMLLAGMALSTAFTMLLMMLQASGDPRMAQILTWIAGSTYGATGSQVVNTGIAMIVLLVMVPLCRRWMTILPLGGETARAVGMALTPTRVGLLLLAACLTATATMTIGPLSFVGLMAPHIARMMGFRRTMPHIVMSALAGGVILVFADWCGRMALFPYQIPAGLLSTFIGAPYFIYLLRKQSR; translated from the coding sequence ATGAGTACGCGCATTGCCCGTTTCCCGGCGCTGCTGCTGACGGTGATTTTGCTGGTGACCCTGGCGCTGACCGGGTTCAACCTGTCGAATGCATTACCGCGCGAACAGTGGGGCGCGGCCTTTGCTGTGCCAGATATCGACAACATTCAACAGATGCTGTTCCACTATAGCCTGCTGCCACGTCTGGCGGTTTCCCTGCTGGTCGGGGCCGGGTTAGGGCTGGTGGGCGTCTTATTCCAGCAGGTATTGCGTAACCCGCTGGCAGAGCCGACCACCCTCGGCGTGGCGACGGGGGCGCAGCTTGGGATCACTATCACGACGCTGTGGGCACTGCCCGGGGCGCTAACCTCGCAGTTTGCGGCGCTCGCGGGCGCGGTCGCGGTCGGGGCGCTGGTATTCGGCGTGGCCTGGGGCAAACGTCTCTCCCCGGTGACGCTGATCCTCGCGGGATTAGTGGTCAGCCTTTACTGCGGGGCGGTCAACCAACTGCTGGTGCTGTTCCATCACGATCAACTGCAAAGCATGTTCCTGTGGAGTTCCGGCACGCTTACCCAGACTGACTGGAGCATAGCGCAGCGCCTGTGGCCGCAGTTAGTTGGCGGCGTGGTGCTGACATTCCTGCTCTTACGCCCGCTGACGCTAATGGGGCTTGATGATGGCGTCGCGCGTAACCTGGGGCTGGCGTTGTCCCTGGCGCGGCTGGCAGCGCTGACGCTGGCGATTGTGCTCAGCGCCCTGCTGGTCAACGCAGTCGGGATTATCGGTTTTATCGGGCTTTTTGCGCCGCTGCTGGCAAAAATGCTCGGCGCGCGCCGCCTGCTGGCGCGTTTACTGCTGGCTCCGCTGATTGGCGCCCTAATCCTCTGGCTCTCCGATCAGGTGATTCTCTGGCTGGCCCGCGTCTGGATGGAGGTCTCCACCGGTTCGGTGACGGCGCTGATTGGCGCGCCGCTGCTGCTGTGGCTGCTGCCACGTCTGCGCAGCATCAGTGCGCCTGCGATGGATGCGGGCGATAACGTCTATCCTGAACGTCAGTCGGTGCTGTGGTTTAGCCTCGCCGGGCTGGGCGTACTGATTATCGCCTGCGTGGCCGCACTCGCCTTCGGGCGTGATGCGACGGGGTGGCACTGGGCGACGGGCGATGTATTCAATGCATTGCTGCAGTGGCGCTGGCCGCGCATCTTTTCGGCGCTATTTGCCGGTGTGATGCTGGCGGTGGCGGGCTGTATTATCCAGCGCCTGACCGGTAACCCGATGGCCAGCCCGGAAGTGCTGGGGATCAGCTCCGGCGCGGCGTTTGGCGTGGTGCTGATGCTGTTCATGGTGCCGGGGAATGCCTTTGGCTGGCTGATGCCTGCCGGAAGTATCGGTGCGGCGGTCACGCTGCTTATTATTATGATTGCGTCCGGTCGCGGTGGATTCTCGCCGCATCGCATGCTGCTGGCGGGGATGGCGCTAAGCACCGCGTTCACCATGCTGCTGATGATGTTACAGGCAAGCGGCGATCCGCGCATGGCGCAGATCCTGACCTGGATCGCCGGTTCGACCTACGGGGCGACTGGCAGTCAGGTGGTTAATACCGGGATCGCGATGATTGTCCTTCTGGTGATGGTGCCATTGTGCCGTCGCTGGATGACTATTCTGCCGCTGGGCGGTGAAACCGCACGCGCGGTGGGGATGGCGTTAACACCTACCCGCGTGGGCCTGCTACTGCTGGCTGCCTGTCTGACGGCAACGGCGACCATGACCATAGGGCCGCTCAGCTTTGTGGGATTAATGGCGCCGCACATCGCCCGAATGATGGGCTTCCGTCGGACGATGCCGCATATCGTGATGTCTGCCCTGGCGGGCGGCGTGATACTGGTGTTTGCCGACTGGTGTGGAAGAATGGCGCTGTTCCCGTATCAGATCCCGGCGGGGCTGCTGTCGACCTTCATCGGCGCGCCGTACTTTATTTATCTGTTGCGAAAGCAGAGTCGGTAA
- the fhuC gene encoding Fe3+-hydroxamate ABC transporter ATP-binding protein FhuC encodes MQDNKTQSDTTFTLNHLSFRVPGRTLLHPLSLTFPAGKVTGLIGHNGSGKSTLLKMLGRHQPPSEGDILLDEQPLERWSSKAFARKVAYLPQQLPQAEGMTVRELVAIGRYPWHGALGRFGVADREKVEEAISLVGLKPLAHRLVDSLSGGERQRAWIAMLVAQDSRCLLLDEPTSALDIAHQVDVLALVHRLSQQRGLTVIAVLHDINMAARYCDYLVALRGGEMIAQGAPSELMRSDTLEHIYGIPMGILPHPAGAAPVSFVY; translated from the coding sequence ATGCAGGATAATAAAACGCAATCCGACACCACCTTTACGCTCAATCATCTCTCTTTTCGCGTACCCGGGCGCACCTTGCTGCATCCGCTCTCTTTGACGTTTCCCGCAGGAAAAGTGACCGGCCTGATTGGTCACAATGGGTCGGGGAAATCGACTCTGCTGAAAATGCTTGGCCGTCATCAGCCGCCGTCTGAGGGCGATATATTGCTGGACGAACAACCGCTTGAGCGCTGGAGCAGTAAAGCCTTTGCCCGCAAAGTAGCCTATTTGCCGCAGCAACTGCCGCAGGCGGAAGGGATGACGGTGCGTGAGCTGGTGGCGATTGGCCGTTATCCGTGGCACGGGGCGCTTGGGCGCTTCGGTGTGGCCGACAGAGAGAAAGTGGAAGAAGCGATTTCGCTGGTGGGTTTAAAACCGCTCGCGCACCGCCTGGTGGATAGCCTGTCCGGAGGCGAACGCCAGCGTGCGTGGATTGCGATGCTGGTGGCGCAGGATAGCCGCTGTTTGCTGCTTGATGAACCGACCTCCGCGCTGGATATTGCGCACCAGGTCGATGTCCTGGCGTTGGTACATCGTTTAAGCCAGCAGCGCGGGTTGACGGTGATTGCGGTCCTGCATGATATCAACATGGCGGCGCGTTATTGCGACTATCTCGTGGCGCTCCGTGGCGGTGAGATGATTGCCCAGGGCGCGCCGTCGGAACTGATGCGTAGCGACACGCTGGAACACATTTACGGTATCCCAATGGGTATTTTGCCTCACCCTGCCGGGGCTGCTCCGGTGAGCTTTGTCTACTGA
- the fhuD gene encoding Fe(3+)-hydroxamate ABC transporter substrate-binding protein FhuD, with product MLDSTLISRRRLLTAMALSPLLLKMNTAGAAAIDPHRIVALEWLPVELMMALGITPYGVADIPNYNLWVNEPKLPDSVIDIGLRTEPNLELLTHMKPSFLFWSAGYGPSEATMARIAPGRGFTFSDGKKPLTMAKNSINEMAQFLNREAVAKQHLAEFDAQIDSLKPRFAHRGDRPLLMVTLLDARHMLVFGKNCLFQEVLDSFGIRNAWDGEMTFWGSTAVGIDRLAAFRDVDVLCFDHGNERDMQALMSTPLWQAMPFVRQQRFLRAPAVWFYGATLSAMHFARVLDNVMGGKA from the coding sequence ATGCTGGACTCCACTCTGATTAGCCGCCGACGCTTACTGACGGCGATGGCACTTTCCCCGCTGTTGTTGAAAATGAATACCGCGGGCGCGGCCGCGATTGATCCGCACCGCATTGTCGCCCTGGAATGGTTGCCGGTAGAACTGATGATGGCGCTGGGCATCACCCCCTACGGTGTAGCGGATATTCCTAACTACAACCTGTGGGTGAATGAGCCGAAGCTGCCCGATTCCGTTATTGACATCGGCCTGCGTACGGAGCCTAACCTTGAGCTGCTCACGCACATGAAGCCGTCATTTCTGTTCTGGTCCGCAGGCTACGGTCCGTCAGAAGCGACGATGGCGCGTATCGCCCCCGGCCGTGGTTTTACCTTCAGCGACGGTAAAAAACCGCTGACGATGGCGAAAAACTCTATCAATGAGATGGCGCAGTTCCTCAACCGCGAAGCGGTAGCGAAGCAGCATCTCGCTGAATTTGACGCGCAGATTGACTCCCTGAAGCCACGCTTTGCCCACCGCGGGGATCGCCCGCTGCTGATGGTAACGCTGCTGGATGCCCGCCATATGCTGGTTTTCGGCAAAAACTGTCTGTTTCAGGAAGTGCTCGATAGCTTTGGCATTCGCAATGCATGGGACGGCGAGATGACCTTCTGGGGCAGCACCGCCGTCGGTATCGACCGGCTGGCGGCGTTTCGTGATGTGGATGTGCTCTGTTTCGATCACGGCAATGAGCGCGACATGCAGGCATTGATGTCGACGCCGCTCTGGCAGGCGATGCCGTTTGTGCGCCAGCAACGCTTCCTGCGTGCCCCAGCCGTGTGGTTCTACGGCGCGACGTTGTCGGCCATGCATTTTGCCCGGGTGCTGGATAACGTCATGGGAGGCAAAGCATGA
- the hemL gene encoding glutamate-1-semialdehyde 2,1-aminomutase: MSKSENLYSAARELIPGGVNSPVRAFTGVGGTPLFIERSDGAYLFDVDGKAYIDYVGSWGPMVLGHNHPAIRNAVIDAAQRGLSFGAPTEMEVKMAALVTELVPTMDMVRMVNSGTEATMSAIRLARGFTGRDKIIKFEGCYHGHADCLLVKAGSGALTLGQPNSPGVPADFARHTLTCTYNDLDTVRAAFEQYPQEIACIIVEPVAGNMNCIPPQPDFLPGLRALCDEYGALLIIDEVMTGFRVALAGAQSYYGVEPDLTCLGKIIGGGMPVGAFGGRKEVMEALAPTGPVYQAGTLSGNPIAMAAGFACLTEVAQPGIHETLTSLTTQLANGLLEAASDAGIPLVVNHVGGMFGIFFTDAKTVTRYQDVVKCDVERFKRFFHLMLEERVYLAPSAFEAGFMSVAHSEDDINNTIDAARKVFAKL; this comes from the coding sequence ATGAGCAAGTCTGAAAACCTCTACAGTGCAGCCCGGGAGCTTATTCCAGGCGGTGTGAACTCGCCGGTCCGCGCCTTTACCGGCGTGGGTGGAACGCCGCTGTTTATTGAACGTTCTGACGGCGCGTACCTGTTTGATGTCGACGGTAAAGCCTATATCGATTATGTCGGCTCCTGGGGCCCGATGGTGCTGGGGCATAACCACCCGGCGATCCGCAATGCGGTGATTGACGCGGCCCAGCGCGGCCTGAGCTTTGGCGCGCCAACCGAAATGGAAGTCAAGATGGCGGCGCTGGTCACCGAACTGGTTCCCACCATGGACATGGTGCGTATGGTGAACTCCGGAACCGAGGCCACCATGAGCGCTATCCGTCTGGCGCGCGGTTTTACCGGTCGTGACAAAATCATCAAATTTGAAGGTTGCTACCATGGCCACGCCGACTGCCTGCTGGTGAAAGCGGGTTCCGGCGCCTTAACCCTCGGCCAGCCGAACTCTCCAGGCGTACCGGCCGACTTCGCCAGACACACCCTGACCTGCACCTATAACGATCTGGACACCGTTCGCGCGGCGTTCGAACAGTATCCGCAGGAGATCGCCTGCATCATCGTAGAGCCGGTTGCAGGCAACATGAACTGCATCCCACCCCAACCTGATTTCCTGCCGGGCCTGCGCGCCCTGTGCGATGAATACGGCGCTCTGCTGATTATCGACGAAGTGATGACCGGTTTCCGCGTGGCGCTGGCGGGCGCTCAGTCATACTACGGCGTGGAGCCGGATCTAACCTGTCTGGGCAAAATCATCGGCGGCGGTATGCCGGTCGGCGCCTTTGGTGGCCGTAAAGAGGTGATGGAAGCGCTGGCGCCAACCGGTCCGGTTTACCAGGCGGGTACGCTGTCAGGCAACCCGATTGCCATGGCAGCCGGATTCGCCTGCCTGACCGAAGTTGCACAGCCGGGTATTCACGAAACCCTGACCAGCCTGACCACGCAGTTGGCAAACGGTCTGCTTGAGGCAGCCAGCGACGCGGGTATTCCGCTGGTGGTTAACCACGTGGGCGGGATGTTCGGGATCTTCTTCACCGATGCAAAAACTGTGACCCGCTACCAGGACGTAGTGAAGTGCGACGTTGAACGCTTCAAGCGCTTCTTCCACCTGATGCTCGAGGAAAGGGTCTATCTGGCGCCCTCGGCATTTGAAGCAGGCTTTATGTCCGTAGCGCACAGCGAAGACGATATCAATAACACCATTGACGCCGCGCGTAAGGTGTTTGCGAAGCTGTAA
- the fhuA gene encoding ferrichrome porin FhuA yields the protein MALSNTAQPNNTSLRKIAVVVATAVAGMSTHAHAAETPKKEETITVTAAPAAQESAWGPAPTIAAKRSATATKTDTPIEKTPQSISVVTREEMDMKQPGTVKQALSYTPGVFATRGASTTYDVVSIRGFTTSTTVNTNQYLDGMKLQGDNYSEVSMDPYFLERVELLRGPTSVLYGKSHPGGVVSMVSKRPTTEPLKEIQFKMGTDNLWQTGFDFSDAIDDDGVWSYRLTGLGRSENAQQERIKSTRYAIAPAFSWRPDDKTDFTFLSNFQNDPDAGYYGWLPREGTVVPYYDANGKAHKLPTDFNEGDEDNKISRRQKMVGYSFSHQFDDTFTVRQNLRYTKVNTLYRSVYGNGYIPPAQISRAYVRSDEKLNSFTVDTQLQSKLSTGAVEHTLLTGVDYLRMRNDIDADYGTADPISMTNPQHNNANINVTFPYAVLNRQEQTGLYAQDQAEWDKWVLTLGGRYDFAKTSTLTRSSATTAEINDRAFTWRGGINYLFDNGVTPYFSYSESFEPISGATLGGKPFDPARGKQYEAGVKYVPKDLPVVVTAAVFQLTKNNNLTADPANPTSGFSVQGGEIRSRGLELEAKAAVNANVNVTASYTYTDAEYTHDTWYEGRRPAEVPRNMASLWADYTFHETALSGLTVGAGTRYIGNTVSYYSATSPKAYQSFNVAGFALADATVKYDLARFGLPGSSVGVNVNNIFDREYVSSCYSEYACYWGAGRQVVATATFRF from the coding sequence ATGGCGCTTTCCAATACTGCTCAGCCAAATAACACGTCGCTGCGTAAAATCGCGGTCGTCGTAGCCACAGCGGTTGCCGGCATGTCTACTCATGCACATGCTGCCGAAACCCCGAAAAAAGAAGAAACTATCACCGTCACTGCCGCACCGGCTGCGCAGGAAAGTGCCTGGGGGCCAGCTCCCACGATTGCGGCAAAACGTAGCGCAACGGCGACAAAGACCGATACGCCGATTGAGAAAACCCCGCAGTCTATTTCCGTGGTCACGCGAGAAGAAATGGACATGAAACAGCCGGGTACGGTTAAGCAAGCCCTCTCATATACACCGGGTGTTTTTGCCACTCGCGGCGCGTCGACAACGTACGATGTGGTCTCAATTCGAGGCTTCACGACCTCTACCACCGTGAATACCAACCAGTATCTGGATGGCATGAAGCTGCAGGGTGATAACTATTCTGAAGTGTCCATGGATCCCTATTTCCTTGAACGCGTTGAACTGCTGCGTGGGCCTACCTCCGTCCTGTACGGCAAAAGCCACCCGGGCGGGGTGGTCAGTATGGTAAGCAAGCGTCCAACAACAGAGCCGCTAAAAGAAATTCAGTTCAAGATGGGCACCGATAACCTGTGGCAAACCGGGTTCGATTTCAGCGATGCGATTGACGATGACGGCGTATGGTCATACCGCCTGACCGGGCTGGGCCGCAGTGAAAATGCGCAGCAGGAAAGGATTAAGTCTACCCGCTACGCTATTGCGCCTGCTTTCAGCTGGCGTCCTGACGACAAAACCGATTTCACTTTCCTGAGTAACTTCCAGAACGATCCGGATGCGGGCTATTACGGCTGGCTGCCGCGGGAAGGTACCGTTGTGCCTTACTATGACGCCAACGGAAAAGCGCACAAGCTGCCGACCGATTTCAACGAAGGGGATGAAGACAACAAAATCTCCCGTCGCCAGAAGATGGTCGGTTACAGCTTCTCGCATCAATTTGACGATACCTTTACCGTGCGTCAAAACCTGCGCTACACCAAAGTTAACACGCTCTACCGTTCAGTGTACGGCAACGGCTATATCCCACCGGCGCAAATCAGCCGCGCCTATGTGCGTTCTGATGAAAAACTGAACTCGTTCACGGTCGATACCCAACTGCAGTCCAAACTCTCGACCGGTGCCGTTGAGCATACCCTGTTAACGGGCGTTGATTACCTTCGCATGCGCAACGATATTGACGCTGATTATGGCACCGCTGATCCTATCAGCATGACCAATCCGCAGCACAACAATGCGAATATCAACGTGACCTTCCCGTATGCCGTGCTTAATCGCCAGGAACAAACGGGCCTGTACGCGCAAGATCAGGCCGAATGGGATAAATGGGTACTGACCCTCGGCGGACGTTACGATTTTGCCAAAACGTCCACGCTGACCCGTTCCTCTGCCACGACGGCTGAAATTAACGATCGGGCGTTCACCTGGCGCGGCGGTATTAACTACCTGTTCGATAATGGCGTCACGCCCTACTTTAGTTACAGCGAATCCTTCGAGCCAATCTCCGGTGCAACTCTGGGCGGTAAACCGTTCGATCCGGCGCGCGGCAAGCAGTATGAAGCGGGCGTGAAATACGTACCGAAAGATCTGCCTGTTGTTGTGACGGCGGCGGTCTTCCAGTTGACCAAAAACAACAACCTGACTGCCGACCCGGCGAACCCGACCAGTGGCTTTAGCGTGCAGGGCGGTGAAATTCGCTCGCGTGGCCTGGAACTGGAAGCCAAAGCGGCGGTGAATGCCAACGTTAACGTGACGGCATCTTATACCTACACGGATGCAGAATACACGCACGATACCTGGTATGAAGGCCGTCGTCCGGCGGAAGTGCCGCGTAACATGGCCTCTCTCTGGGCGGATTATACCTTCCACGAAACGGCGCTGAGTGGTCTGACGGTAGGCGCGGGCACCCGGTACATTGGTAACACCGTCTCCTATTATTCAGCCACCTCGCCAAAAGCGTACCAGTCATTTAACGTGGCGGGCTTTGCCCTGGCGGATGCGACCGTGAAATACGATCTGGCGCGCTTTGGACTGCCGGGTTCCTCGGTCGGCGTCAACGTGAACAACATCTTTGACCGCGAGTATGTCTCCAGCTGCTATAGCGAATACGCATGCTACTGGGGGGCAGGACGTCAGGTTGTTGCTACCGCGACCTTCCGCTTCTAA